The stretch of DNA AACTCCTGCGTGGCCTTGGCGAATGCCTGCGCGCGCGCGCTGGCCTGCGCCTGATTGGTATTCGGCGGGAAACGCAACGTCAGCTGCTTCAGGCTGAGTTTCGCATCGCGCGGATCGGCGGTCAGCACCTGGCGCTTGTCGGTCAGATACAGGATCGAATAGCCACCCGATACTTCGATCGGTCCGGCAACCTGGCCCACCTGCATCGTGGTCGCTGCCTCGGACAATGGCCCCGGCAGCGTCGCCGCACGGATCCAGCCAAGGTCGCCGCCGACCGCACGGGTCGAGGCCTCGGAGAACTGGCGCGCATAATATTCGAACGGCTGCGCGCCCTTCTGGATTTCCTGCAGGATCTGCTTGGCGTTCGCATAGACCTGCTGGCTGTTCGCCGGGGTCGCCGCGAGATAGATTTCCTTGAGGTTGAACTCGTCGGTGCCCTTGGCGGCCTGGAGACGGTCGATGATCGACTTCACTTCCTCGTCGCCGACGTTGACGAACGGCTCGACGCGGCGACGCAGATAGCGCTGCCAGGCGAGCTCGCCTTCGATCTGACGCTTGAGCGACCGCTCCGACGACCCGGAGTCGCGCAGGAATGCACGCATCGCGACCGGCGTCCGGTTGAAGCGCTTCGACACCGCGTCATAGCTCTGATTCAACTCCGCCGGCGTGATCGTGATGTCCGCCGCCTTGGCTTCCTGGATCTGGAGTGTCTCGTCGATCAGCTGGCGCAGTACCTGGAGCTTGAGCCGCTCACGGTCCTCAGCCGACAGCTTCGCCTCGTTCGCCATCGCCACGAGCGAGACGCGCTGATCGACGTCCGTGCCGGTGATGACCGTATCGTTGACGATCGCGGTCGGCTTGCGGACGTTGGGATCGACCTTGCCGAAGATCTGCAGATTGGTCGGGATGTCGAGGCCGGTATTGTCCGGCACGCTGCGGTCCTGAACCGTCTGGCCCGGCGCCGATGGTGCGGGGGCGGGCGCGGACTGCACCGGCGCAGGTCGCGGTGCGGGTCTGCGTTGGGCACCCTTGGGTGGCACGGCCTGCGCGATCGCGCTTGCCGCCAGCGCGGCCAGAACAACCGAACCGATCACACGGCCGCCACGCGCCGCCAGTCGAACATCATGCTTCAAGTGTCGGTATCCCATCATCGCATGTCGTAATCCGCACCGTCATTGCCATGACGACGCATATCCGGCGCGGTTTGCCTCAAAGTAGCTGAACGCGGGCTTAGCGGCCGAGGTTGGTGAAGGCCAGCGTCAACAGGAAGCTGTTGCCCTTCCGCGCGTCGCCCGTGTCGTTGTACGTCCGCCGCCAGGTCCCGCCGAGCCGTAGACAATCGTCCTCATACTGGACGCCCAGCCGGTGGCGGATCGGCGTGAAGCCGTCGCTGCGCGACAGCGGATCTTCCGATGCGTTGGTCAGATCGACCACGCCCGAGCCAAACGCCGACCAGAACCGCGCGAACTGCACGCGGCCGGCGACGCGGACCTCCTCGCGGTCGCGCAGATCCTCGATCGAGGCATCGATGTTGCGGTTCAGCTTCAGATACCCGACCAGCACATAGGTCGCGCGCGAGCCGATCGTCGCGTCGACCTCGTTCCGCCGGATCGCGAAGCCATCCTTGTCGAGACGGTAGCGGTGGACGATCGAGACGAAGTCGCGGAACCGAAGCTCGCTGCGCCCGACGATATCAGAGAACCGGTCGCTGAGGCCCGTGCCGTCGGGCAGGATCGTCGGCCGCAGATCGAGACGGTAGCTCTGGCCAACATTGGTCGTGAAGGTGATGCCCGGCAGGTCGAGCGCCCATTCGCCACCATAGGTGACGCGCGACGAATCCTCGAACCGGTCATAGCCCGCGAACCGGTTCAGCGAGAACAGGTTGGTGTCATCGAGATCGACGGCGCGCGAGTCCTCGTTCGGCAGTGAGAGGTTGGCGACCTTGGGTGCGGCGACGAACTGCACCTGCGGCGTAAAGCGTTGCGTACCCCCCAGGAACGTGCCGATGAACGGCCATTTCACGTCCACCGCCGCCGCACCGATGGCGCGCTGGCGGAAGCCGCCGAACCCGCGATAGGTGGGGTTGATCGTCGAATCGATTTCGTTGCTATTGTACAGGTCGCCCCGCGCGAAGGCGGTGAACGTCACCTCCTGGCCCCAGTTGGTCAGGCGACGCAGGTCCCATTGGAGGCTTGCGAACGCCCGCTGCGTGTCCTGGCCGTCGGTACGGGTCAGCGCGAGCGTGTTCAGCTGCAACTGGAACCGACCGCCGACAAGGCCGTCGTCGAACCGCTTGCGGTAATCGATCTCGGGCAGCGCGATCGGCTGCTCCCCCTGCCGGTCGTTGACGCGCAAGGTCTGGGCATACCAGCCGCTCAGCGAGAAATAGCTGCTGTCGTCGATCCGCTCCAGGCTCGCCGTCGTGCGCAACC from Sphingomonas sp. HMP9 encodes:
- a CDS encoding peptidylprolyl isomerase: MMGYRHLKHDVRLAARGGRVIGSVVLAALAASAIAQAVPPKGAQRRPAPRPAPVQSAPAPAPSAPGQTVQDRSVPDNTGLDIPTNLQIFGKVDPNVRKPTAIVNDTVITGTDVDQRVSLVAMANEAKLSAEDRERLKLQVLRQLIDETLQIQEAKAADITITPAELNQSYDAVSKRFNRTPVAMRAFLRDSGSSERSLKRQIEGELAWQRYLRRRVEPFVNVGDEEVKSIIDRLQAAKGTDEFNLKEIYLAATPANSQQVYANAKQILQEIQKGAQPFEYYARQFSEASTRAVGGDLGWIRAATLPGPLSEAATTMQVGQVAGPIEVSGGYSILYLTDKRQVLTADPRDAKLSLKQLTLRFPPNTNQAQASARAQAFAKATQELRGCGTVEKVAAGIGADVVDNDTVRIRDLPPQLQEVMLKLQVGESSPPFGSAEQGVRALVLCGRDEAAGGSVPNSEQIQGQLEQQRVNLRAQQKLRDLRRDAVVEYR
- a CDS encoding LPS-assembly protein LptD, encoding MLRIDLLTGCAVSLALACGLATSPVHAQDFQNRPVAPPVQDPPVANASTTTPADDQVQFSSTTLEYNTNTDIVTATGEVRMFRQGSRLRADKVVWDRKTGKVVATGNIAVTNPEGDIAYGDEINLTDSLKDGVVDNMLVVLEQGGRLAAQQGTRDADGTVNLKTAAYTPCSVTNTAGCPKEPTWKITAVRVTYRPERKRIFYKGARLHLFGLPSLPLPEFSNPVGGGSDSGLLSPNGGYSRVNGVEVSVPYYWKLAPNQGLVITPHIYSSVLPMAQVDYSALNSKGAFKIRAYATESRRSDDLTTATPTDTSMAFRGYIDGMARYQLTPNWTASGSLRLTTDRTFLRRYDISRDDRLRTTASLERIDDSSYFSLSGWYAQTLRVNDRQGEQPIALPEIDYRKRFDDGLVGGRFQLQLNTLALTRTDGQDTQRAFASLQWDLRRLTNWGQEVTFTAFARGDLYNSNEIDSTINPTYRGFGGFRQRAIGAAAVDVKWPFIGTFLGGTQRFTPQVQFVAAPKVANLSLPNEDSRAVDLDDTNLFSLNRFAGYDRFEDSSRVTYGGEWALDLPGITFTTNVGQSYRLDLRPTILPDGTGLSDRFSDIVGRSELRFRDFVSIVHRYRLDKDGFAIRRNEVDATIGSRATYVLVGYLKLNRNIDASIEDLRDREEVRVAGRVQFARFWSAFGSGVVDLTNASEDPLSRSDGFTPIRHRLGVQYEDDCLRLGGTWRRTYNDTGDARKGNSFLLTLAFTNLGR